The Cannabis sativa cultivar Pink pepper isolate KNU-18-1 chromosome 8, ASM2916894v1, whole genome shotgun sequence genomic interval GAATTAGAAAAGACTAAAGTTAGCTTTGAATATTTTCATGTTCTAGTGTACTTTATAATGAGAGAAGTCCGTGGTCGTACCACTAGCAAAGTGTAGACggtgactctctctctctctctctctccatagTTCTACTAGTAGTGGAGGGTAGGAGAGAATAGGATGGTGGGTATGTTCTTAAAAAGCTCCCATTTGACTCACTTTCAAATTCTATCCTACAAATTAAACCATTCCTTTAATGTTTTTCTATGacatattaattaatgtttgtataatataaaaaaaaaaaaaatctctttcCTTTAACATTGATCCCAAATCTCACATAGCTCCACTCTACCTCATGCAATTTGGATTCTCCCGGCAATTTCTTGGAGCCATCACACCAATCAAACGGCCCACAAATTTCCAATatcttattaaaaaattattagatatttatacataattataatttaattaaataaatagtctTATCTATCTTCTTCCTCCACCCAGATCATGACTTCAACCCCTGGCCATTTGATAGGTCATGCTCCCAGCTCCGATGGATCTTGTTGCTACACGTGTACAGTAAAAGATTAAAGAATAAGTTCTCTCCTATTATTAATTCAAAACAGAATATTGTATGTTTGTGTAACAGtgaatattttcattttttaattgtaactttcactataaatattaaaagcttaaaaaaataagagtTACATATCTTAGCAAGTATTAGAAAGCATTGGCAATGTGATGAGAAAGCCTGCTATGCCATAATTAGGAAAGCCAAGGCATCTACATCTTTGCATTTAATATAAAGGTTTCGTTGGTCAAACAAGGCAAAGCATACCGTATATAGtttttctatatttatatatatattaatttactctGATTGTTTGCCAACATATATAAAGATCACAAATTATTCatcagaaataaataaatataaaatttaataattagatatctctaaatattatatttggtgcgattttctaacaaaaaaaatgatgatataGCCAGCCTTCTATGTCTTTTCCCTCTGATCTGATCTTACACATATAGGTTTTCTTTTTGACAGTTTATATCCTTCCCTTTATTAAACAAACAAATTAAATTCTAAAAATCTATTTGAAAGTTTTATCCAAAATAATAAAGGCATCCTTGTGGAAATTTTATcccaaaataaaaatcttatgtGAAACTCATGACCCAAAAAAAATCTATGTGAAACTAAAGAACCTTACTTTTACATCCTTTTTTTCTCCCTAATCTCTTTGTTATAATTGGGATTCTTCACAATTCATATAAAAGGGATCAATACATATTCTGAGTAGTAAACTTTGTACAGATTTTATGAAAAGGGATCAAAGTCGTTTTCGAAAGTGTCTAGACCATTTTCTCCCTTCACATATGGAGTACTATATATAATACTACTCTACTCCTGTAGTCCTCTGCcactttcatttttatattatttatttatttaattatttatttcaattttctCTCTCATCCcaactctttaaatctcctacCACCAGTCACAACTCTTGTTCCTCTAATCAAAAGTCGCCCCTCTCTTCTAACTGCTGTGCAGggatcaaaaccaattaaccaAAAGTTGAAGTTGAAccaaagaagagagagagagaagagatagCAAAATGGTGGGTTCTTCTTCATCCTGTTCTTTTCTTTATACCGAGCTGTAtagctttttctttctttcttctactTTTTGTTCCTTTCTCTCTCAATCAtgacttactttttttttttcccttcttCTTATgtataattatacatatatattcctAAAATTCTTTCTGGGGTTTTGATATTGTAGGAGTTAGAAGAAAACCAGCAGGAAACAAGATGGGAAGACTATGTAGATTGGAGGAACAGGCCTGCTGTGAAGGGCCGCCATGGGGGCATGTTGGCAGCCTCCTTCGTTTTGGGTCAGTGAAATTTTAATCgcttcttaattatatatatagatatatggttataattaagaaatttatatcatataattatatTGTATTGATCTCAACTGTTTTGAATATATAATCTCAACAGTGACcatttggtatatatatatatataataatttcatGCAGTGGTGGAGATCATGGAAAACTTGGCATATCTAGCAAATGCAAGCAATTTGGTGCTTTACTTAAGGGACTATATGCACTTATCTCCATCCAAATCGGCAAACAATGTCACAAATTTCATGGGAACAGCTTTCCTTCTCGCCCTCCTTGGAGGTTTCTTATCGGATGCCCTTTTCACCGCTTATCACATCTACCTGATAAGTGCAGTTGTTGAATTTCTCGTAAGTACCCTCTTCttgtatatagatatataaatcaATTCTCCCTCCCTCTActtctcttcttctttattCTTAGTTTTCTGATTTGATCTACTCTTTCTACACAGCCATAGATATTGCATATATAGACTGCTAATTTCCATAGACAGATCATCATAGTACTCAACAAATGTTTAGCTATGTATAACGGTTTAaaacctaaattttttgtttcaatttttgtaaattttagcTATAATTAATTGGataaaaatgaatagaaatgtataaaataaatgtttttttttaattttatttcattattgataTCTTCAAAGACACGTGGCTTGGAACATGTACATGACCATGATTTGCAGTCTACTTACTTTCAGATAGTCTGCTGAAATCTGGGGTTGCAACTTGCAACTTGCAACAAATTATATAAATGATAAGTAAAGTACCATTCAATTCACCGAAATATAAGTAATTGTCACAGTTTTTTCctttttggttttattttagagTGTTTTGTACCCCTTTAAGTACTGCATTATTGCAATTGTTATTAGTATAATAATACTATTTTCTCTCACCCTTATCAAGACAATAAATAATGGCCTTGGTCCCTGAGGAAGCATACAAAATTTAAGACGTTAGGAAGCAATCCTAATTAACTTTTGTATGTAGTAAAGCTAACGGACTATATCACTTTATCTAGATTAAAGTTAAATCTAACCTGGCTCTCCTGTCGAGACAAAAACCCCCAATAAATTTTTATTGCGGTCTGTTTGTAGCCCAttgaatattaatattaatatatattttatataaatataatgtttttgtgtgtttttgtATTTATGTATAGTATGAGTTATGAAAATTCATACACCAGTCTTTACTAGAGTCAcaccatttttattttgttttaatggaGTCATTTTGGACACACAGTTTTTGGCTTTGTCTTTAAGTCAAGTACTCCCATGGCATGCTCATTAACATGTGTACGTTTAATCGAGAAAACGACAACATTTTGTagttaatacaaaaaataatagagaAAGTGTGTGTGTCACACGGGTGAGAAAAGTCATAAAAAATAGGGCGATAAACAAAGAACCATTTCCCCACCTTTTTTTTCCTAAattaaacaagaaaaaaaaaagaaaatagagagagaaaaaaaaaaacaaagcaaTAAATCATTCTCAAATCATGTTCCACACACTGAATTAGGTATATTGGCCATTCGGGTCCATCCACATTGACATTACTCATGCAACGTAGACAGTCTCAAGAGTAAGGGTGCCCTTAGGACCCCATAAATAATGTATATTTTGTTTCTATACATGTTTGGAGAAAGCGAAGCTTCCATAAATCAGTTTCAACTAGCTAGAGGGGTTgaagaaaatacaaaacatGGTCATCTACATTTGTCTTTTTTCATCAACCTCTACAATCTTGTCTCTGCTTAAAATATGATAAGACCTCAAAAATTGGGCCAATGGTATTCCTCCACGATCCCACTCTGAATTCAATTCTCTTAAATGAACCAAAATTGGTGATGTGGTATACTTATTGTGACATATTGTCTACAGAATAGTCTGTAATGTGGTTTGTGATTAGTCTATTTAGTATTCATTTAGTCTCTCTTTTATCGAAAACTAAATCCAGCTTCCTTTTTTCCTTTTCCGTTTTTGTAGCATATTTGACTTTTGATGTTTATGTATTCTTTTTCTTCTGGAAGAATATTAACCTTATAAGGCAAAAGGTCCATTCATTTTATCATCactgcttttttttttccagtatGGTTCACTGTATAGCAGCATATTTAGGTTAATGAACCACGTGTGTGGTTATTATTGTGATAaaccaaataaatcctaaaaggACTATGAAATTAGAAGCATATGCATGTTTATTTCTATTAGTAAATACCAGAAAACAAGGCGTACCTTTCTATATAGTGACAGTTCATAAGGACAAACGACACTATATGAAGTCCCAATCTAGTGCAAAATAGTCCTGGAACTTAAGTGGGTTCGGCACGTGTATTCAGGACCCACcatttttctctctttatctccctctctctcttttctttcttttttttttctggggGGTAGTGCCTTAACCTGATAAGCTTCACCTGTTACCTTTGCTAAATGCCATAATCATAATAGATTGGTCTTTTCTTATATTGTTACATCTGTAGCTATTTGTTGCTTTTATTTACTCACCCCAAAAAGGAAGAAATTATTATGTGATGCGTTCTCTCATTGACAATTCCTCCATTTTTGGATACAGACAAAGGTTACACAATATGTGGGTCCCTTTGAGACTTTCATTAGAAATCTAGCCCCTCCTAATCATATAATAATAGTACATAGTCATAGATACATATTAATATGCAATCTTGTACTTGTGTATCGCATTGAGGTGGAACTAAGACCATATGAGATCATCAATTAATGAATCACCACCACTACCACCACCACCAAGTTAGCTTTTCCTCcctaccacttttttttttttttctgaaaaaaataatagaaaacgGAAATTGTGGAACTTAACACTTGCGCACTAACTCTAACAGCAATTAGGTGTATAGGTCATACTTGTTGGTATAACTTACTAACTAGGAATATTAATTATCCAAAATTTTCTCGACCCACTTTCAACATTatagatatataataatattggcATAATTACTTACTCACAATGTAAACTTTGTGACAATAGGGTCTAATCATACTCACAGTACAAGCCCGTTCATCATCTCTTAAACCACCACCGTGCACAAAAACTGGTTTGGACATATGTGAAGAAGTTCATGGGGGCAAGGCTGCAATGCTATTTCTGGGCCTATATCTGGTTGCACTTGGTGTTGGGGGCATAAAAGGATCGCTACCGTCACATGGCGCCGAGCAATTCGACGAGAGCACCCCTCAAGGAAGAAAGCAGAGATCAACCTTCTTCAACTACTTTGTGTTTTGTCTCTCATGTGGTGCCCTGATAGCAGTGACATTAGTTGTGTGGATTGAGGACAACAAAGGGTGGGAATGGGGTTTTGGAATCTCAACTCTCAGCATATTGTTATCAATCCCAGTCTTCCTATCAGGATCAGCTCTTTACAGGAACAAAATCCCTTCTGGGAGTCCACTTACGACTATTGTCAAGGTGAAGCAAGAGAATATGTTctatataaataattacatcCCCTGTTTTCCTTCTGTTCTATTCATTCTCCTCCCTCCCCTGAATATAACATAGTCATAACACTGATCTTATATATCTATGAATGGAATAAGCAGGTTTTGGTTGCGGCTTTTGTAAATACTTGCATGAAGAAGAAGACGCCAAGCAATGCAATTGCAAACATGGGAACATCATCCTCTCCTCCCACCACAACCAACAAGGAAGTAGAAAAAGATACCAAACAAAAGGAGTCCACTGAAACAACCTCAAATAGCTTCAAATTCCTTAACAGTGCAGCTGAGGGTGATCCAATTCATGTGGCTTTACAATGCAGTGTGCAGCAAGTGGAAGATGTCAAAGTTGTGTTGAAAATCCTCCGAATCTTTGCTTGCACAATTATGCTCAATTGCTGCTTGGCTCAGCTATCCACATTTTCTGTCCAACAAGCTGCAACAATGAATACAAAGCTTGGTTCGTTGAAAGTTCCACCAGCTTCCCTCCCCATTTTCCCAGTCGTTTTTATCATGATCTTAGCTCCAATATACGACCATTTCATTGTCCCATTTGCAAGAAAAGTAACCAAATCCGAAATGGGCATAACTCACCTGCAGAGAATTGGAATTGGTTTACTTCTTTCCATCTTAGCAATGGGTGTGGCTGCACTTGTTGAGATTAAGAGAAAGAGAGTTGCAACCAGCTCAGGCCTACTTGACTCAACCGAGCCATTGCCCATAACTTTCTTTTGGATTGCATTGCAGTACTTGTTCCTTGGTTCAGCAGATCTTTTCACCTTGGCAGGGTTGTTAGAATTTTTCTTTACAGAAGCACCTCTAAGCATGAGATCTTTGGCGACATCTCTTTCCTGGGTTTCTTTGGCTATGGGATACTACCTAAGCACAGTGATTGTGTCCATAGTCAATAATGTCACAGGAATCTCCAAACACAAGCCATGGCTGTCTGGAAGTAACATAAATCATCATCACTTAGAACGCTTCTACTGGCTTATGTGTGTGCTCAGTGCACTGAATTTCTTGCACTACCTTTTCTGGGCCTGCAAGTATAAATACAGATCAAACAAATCGCGCCCTTgaagaaaaaaaggaaagaaagaaaagttaacaacaaaaaaaaaagcaaagaaATAACAACACAAAAGAAGTTACACATGCAGTGGCATTTGTCAAATTGACATGATAATTTTGATTGCACATCGAATACTCAATTGAGGCATGTTGAAACTGTCTCGGCTGTATACACTTGGGGTTGGGCCAAATTCAAATTTGGATGCAAGGAGATCAAACCAGGAATTGTATCTGCAATACCATATTTGATAACAACTCCCATTGTTATAGTAGCTAGTTGTTATTGGTTTATATTTTCAGAAAAATCAAGCTTCTTTTTTTGTCTAATCAATTAATTAGTTAAGCAAtgtcaatttttcttttttttttctttattattatttaaaaataaacactCAACGTAAAGTACACATTTTTCAG includes:
- the LOC115700941 gene encoding protein NRT1/ PTR FAMILY 4.6, whose product is MELEENQQETRWEDYVDWRNRPAVKGRHGGMLAASFVLVVEIMENLAYLANASNLVLYLRDYMHLSPSKSANNVTNFMGTAFLLALLGGFLSDALFTAYHIYLISAVVEFLGLIILTVQARSSSLKPPPCTKTGLDICEEVHGGKAAMLFLGLYLVALGVGGIKGSLPSHGAEQFDESTPQGRKQRSTFFNYFVFCLSCGALIAVTLVVWIEDNKGWEWGFGISTLSILLSIPVFLSGSALYRNKIPSGSPLTTIVKVLVAAFVNTCMKKKTPSNAIANMGTSSSPPTTTNKEVEKDTKQKESTETTSNSFKFLNSAAEGDPIHVALQCSVQQVEDVKVVLKILRIFACTIMLNCCLAQLSTFSVQQAATMNTKLGSLKVPPASLPIFPVVFIMILAPIYDHFIVPFARKVTKSEMGITHLQRIGIGLLLSILAMGVAALVEIKRKRVATSSGLLDSTEPLPITFFWIALQYLFLGSADLFTLAGLLEFFFTEAPLSMRSLATSLSWVSLAMGYYLSTVIVSIVNNVTGISKHKPWLSGSNINHHHLERFYWLMCVLSALNFLHYLFWACKYKYRSNKSRP